The sequence ACTACGAGCGGGCCTTGAATCGCGACGGGGCGATACCCATCGGCGAGCAGTTCGCACTGGCGCTGCACCTGGTCGAAACCAGGGTGCCGCCTGACCGGCCGACAGGTCGGCCGGCGTCGTGGACAACGGATTGATTCAATCCCGTCAACTGATGATCAACGATTCGCGGGAGACCTTTCCCGGAGGTATAAACTCGACATGAAAGCGCTTCTACTGATTGCCCACGGCAGCCGCCGTGCCTCGTCCAACGAGGAAGTCGTTCGGCTCGCGGAGCACGTGAGCAGCCTCGATGGTGACAATTTCGACATCGTCGAACCCGCCTTCCTGGAAATTGCCGAACCAGACATCGTTGCGGGTGTCGCGCGCTGCGTCGAACAAGGCGCAACGCGGGTGACGGTCATTCCGTATTTCCTGTCGGCAGGCCGTCATGTCGTCGAGGATATTCCCGATGCGCTGAACCGGGCCAGGGAGCGGTTCCCGGACGTTCTCATCGAGTCCGGACCGCACCTGGGGGCTGCGGACGCCATGCCCGGGATGGTGCTGGCGGCGGCCCTCGGCATCGATATGCGCGGGTAGGACCACGAGTTTCCAACGACATCGA comes from Gammaproteobacteria bacterium and encodes:
- a CDS encoding CbiX/SirB N-terminal domain-containing protein, with translation MKALLLIAHGSRRASSNEEVVRLAEHVSSLDGDNFDIVEPAFLEIAEPDIVAGVARCVEQGATRVTVIPYFLSAGRHVVEDIPDALNRARERFPDVLIESGPHLGAADAMPGMVLAAALGIDMRG